A window of the Rhizobium viscosum genome harbors these coding sequences:
- a CDS encoding MFS transporter, whose translation MVHPDNADAGLQPKVARFRAILHVMASILIVATGNSLLTTTVSLHLSDPAIDPQVVQLLLTAFPIGFLAGCLSARLLVSRYGHEHAFLAVAAFAACGACGYMLTQAPAVWFCLRLINGFAIATLFVVAESWINLYADQKNRGAYFSLYMLMTSLATLSAQLLVEAAGPGSPHLFEIVLGVILCGLAYARLFGAPWPALRVSAAAETVGTGSVHLRHRFGVWQLAALAPVTVVGVFQAGMTNMNVYTMTPIYAERVGLDAASAVTLVTAFSLGGMLAQAPVGWLSDRVDRRLLLLAQGLVAAGLCAAIAWPGLHSQILLLGLFFFYGAVALTIYPVAIAYANSQLDSRHMVSASGGLLLLYSIGNIMTPGAAAGLMDWFAPQALFLLLGSGAFLVAVAACLNLSRRRSGGAKLCLESGGCE comes from the coding sequence ATGGTCCATCCCGATAATGCGGATGCCGGCCTCCAGCCGAAGGTGGCAAGATTTCGTGCGATTCTGCATGTCATGGCGAGCATCCTGATCGTCGCAACCGGCAACTCGCTTCTGACGACGACTGTCTCGCTGCATCTCAGCGACCCGGCGATCGATCCCCAGGTCGTGCAGCTCTTGCTGACGGCGTTCCCCATAGGCTTTCTCGCCGGCTGCCTGTCAGCGCGCCTGCTGGTTAGCCGCTACGGCCACGAGCACGCCTTTCTGGCTGTCGCCGCATTCGCAGCATGCGGTGCCTGCGGCTACATGCTGACGCAGGCACCGGCTGTCTGGTTCTGCCTCCGCCTGATCAACGGCTTTGCCATCGCCACGCTCTTCGTCGTCGCCGAGAGCTGGATCAATCTCTATGCCGACCAGAAGAACCGCGGAGCCTATTTCTCCCTCTACATGCTGATGACCTCGCTTGCGACCCTGTCTGCGCAATTGCTCGTAGAGGCCGCCGGACCGGGTTCTCCGCATCTGTTTGAGATCGTGCTCGGCGTTATCCTATGCGGGCTCGCCTATGCGCGCCTCTTCGGCGCACCCTGGCCAGCCTTGCGGGTGTCGGCAGCCGCTGAAACAGTGGGGACGGGGAGCGTCCACTTGAGGCATCGCTTCGGCGTCTGGCAGCTGGCAGCCCTCGCACCGGTCACCGTCGTCGGCGTGTTTCAGGCCGGCATGACGAACATGAATGTCTACACGATGACGCCGATCTATGCCGAACGCGTGGGGCTCGATGCGGCCTCGGCCGTGACGCTGGTGACGGCCTTCAGCCTCGGTGGCATGCTCGCACAAGCCCCCGTTGGCTGGCTTTCGGACCGCGTCGACAGGCGCCTCCTGCTGCTCGCCCAAGGCCTGGTCGCAGCCGGGCTTTGCGCCGCGATCGCCTGGCCTGGTCTGCATTCGCAGATTTTGCTTCTCGGACTGTTCTTCTTCTATGGGGCCGTCGCGCTAACGATCTACCCGGTCGCCATCGCCTATGCCAATTCGCAGCTCGATAGCCGCCACATGGTCTCGGCGTCCGGAGGGCTGCTGCTCCTATATTCGATCGGCAACATAATGACGCCGGGGGCTGCTGCAGGGCTGATGGACTGGTTTGCCCCGCAGGCGCTCTTCCTGCTCCTCGGCAGCGGCGCATTTCTTGTCGCCGTCGCCGCCTGCCTCAACCTGTCGCGCCGTCGCTCCGGCGGGGCCAAACTCTGCCTTGAATCGGGAGGATGCGAATGA
- the hydA gene encoding dihydropyrimidinase — protein MSKQPFDLVIRGGRVVLPDATKQIDIGIRDGVIVALDEDLGGARSEVMAEGRLVLPGGVDTHCHMDQQPWEGKSTADDFNTGTLSALCGGTTTVVPFAMQMRGQSLRAIVEDYHERAGSKARIDYGFHLIVGDPSAEVLRDEIPGLIAEGCTSIKIYLTYDGLKLDDYEVLNVLDLARAQGAMVMVHAENDACIRWLTEKFIAARKTQLRYHEKAHSEIGDREATFRAISLSELIETPILVSHVAAGGAVEEIRRAKARGLPIYAETCPQYLFLSADDIDTHDLSGAKCVCTPPPRDKSNQPAIWAGILDGTLEVFTSDHSPWHYADKIAGGPNTPFHRIPNGIPGIETRLALLFSAGVNGGRMSLQKFADLTAGAPARLFGLHPRKGRIAPGADADLAIWDPDRSVTITNSALHHNTDYTPYEGQTIKGWPIMTISRGDIVWDDGKVLAEPGRGQFIARERPFPPQQALSKVLAS, from the coding sequence ATGTCCAAGCAGCCCTTTGATCTCGTTATCCGAGGCGGTCGGGTTGTGCTGCCTGATGCGACGAAGCAGATCGACATCGGCATTCGCGATGGGGTGATCGTCGCGCTCGACGAGGATCTCGGGGGAGCCCGCAGCGAGGTCATGGCCGAAGGCCGCCTCGTCCTGCCCGGCGGCGTCGACACACATTGCCACATGGACCAGCAGCCATGGGAGGGAAAGTCGACGGCCGACGATTTCAATACAGGCACGCTCTCGGCCCTCTGCGGCGGCACGACCACAGTCGTGCCCTTCGCCATGCAGATGCGCGGCCAGTCGCTGCGCGCGATCGTCGAGGATTACCATGAGCGCGCCGGCTCGAAGGCGCGCATCGATTACGGTTTCCACCTGATTGTCGGCGACCCGTCCGCCGAGGTCCTGCGAGACGAGATCCCCGGCCTGATCGCCGAGGGATGCACGTCGATCAAGATCTACCTGACCTATGACGGGCTGAAGCTCGACGACTACGAAGTACTGAACGTTCTCGATCTTGCCCGCGCTCAAGGTGCGATGGTGATGGTGCATGCCGAAAACGATGCCTGCATCCGCTGGCTGACGGAAAAGTTCATCGCCGCACGCAAGACGCAGCTTCGCTATCATGAAAAGGCGCATTCGGAAATCGGCGACCGGGAGGCGACTTTCCGGGCGATCAGCCTTTCCGAGCTCATCGAGACGCCCATTCTCGTTAGCCATGTCGCGGCCGGCGGGGCCGTCGAGGAAATCCGCCGGGCCAAGGCACGCGGCCTGCCGATCTATGCGGAGACCTGCCCGCAATATCTTTTCCTGTCGGCAGACGATATCGACACGCATGACCTGTCGGGCGCAAAATGCGTCTGCACCCCGCCGCCGCGCGATAAATCCAACCAGCCCGCCATCTGGGCCGGCATCCTGGACGGGACGCTCGAGGTCTTCACGTCGGACCACTCGCCTTGGCACTATGCCGACAAGATCGCCGGCGGCCCCAATACGCCTTTTCACCGGATCCCGAACGGTATTCCGGGCATCGAGACGCGCCTGGCCCTGCTGTTTTCGGCTGGTGTCAACGGTGGCCGGATGTCGCTGCAGAAATTCGCGGATCTGACGGCCGGCGCGCCGGCCAGGCTTTTCGGCCTTCATCCCCGCAAAGGGCGCATCGCTCCCGGCGCGGATGCCGACCTCGCGATTTGGGATCCGGACCGCTCGGTGACGATTACCAATTCGGCTCTGCACCACAATACAGATTACACACCCTATGAAGGGCAGACCATCAAGGGCTGGCCGATCATGACGATCTCGCGCGGCGACATCGTCTGGGACGACGGCAAGGTGCTCGCCGAGCCGGGCCGCGGGCAGTTCATCGCGCGCGAACGTCCCTTCCCGCCGCAGCAGGCGCTTTCGAAGGTCCTCGCGTCATGA
- a CDS encoding dipeptide ABC transporter ATP-binding protein, with product MNILASNLQGAAMSITPMIDQAPVLDIRNLRIEFRGKAETVVAIPDLSFCVKPGESYGLVGESGCGKSTTAMAIMGYLGNTGVIANGSIRFNGKELVGASARELRSIRGRQLAMVYQDPMSALNPVKTIGAQLAEVPRLHLGATKAEAIAMAEAMLADVRLPDPGDMLKRYPHQLSGGQQQRVVIAMALLAKPSLLLLDEPTTGLDVTVEAAVIDLIAELRQRYSTSLLFISHNLGLIAESCDRLGIMYSGEMVEEGMTGEVFRRPRHPYTRGLIDCIPDIASDKRSRALAAIPGHIPLPSERPVGCLFAPRCASFSAGQCDQPGLTLKEADEGHLVRCPRWQEIPDASQAPAPRHNERGESETAIALSEVSRLYAIGYQKTVKANEAISFDAARAEIVALVGESGCGKSTLARIVTGLDKATSGEIRLAGDNIAELQARERPRKMLQQIQMIFQNPDSTLNPSHSAAFSIRRSIKKFGIRKGKAEIEKRVRELLAMVRLSPAVADRKPSQLSGGQKQRIAIARAFAADPTLIVADEPVSALDVSVQAAIVTLLLDIQREKHATMLFISHDLSLVRHVADKVVVMYLGKIMEQGSVEEVFGEGAHPYTEALLSAIRSPHPDEAPRERIRLSGETPSPINVPAGCRFATRCHRKVGSICDTVAPPLRRMSETHEIACHIEEDELAARPSVLARPGKA from the coding sequence ATGAACATTCTCGCCTCCAATCTTCAAGGAGCGGCCATGTCCATCACGCCCATGATCGATCAGGCACCTGTCCTCGATATCAGGAACCTGCGCATCGAGTTTCGCGGAAAGGCCGAGACAGTGGTCGCCATTCCCGACCTGTCCTTTTGCGTCAAGCCTGGCGAGAGTTATGGCCTTGTCGGTGAATCGGGCTGCGGCAAGAGCACGACGGCGATGGCGATCATGGGGTATCTTGGCAATACCGGCGTGATTGCCAATGGCAGCATCCGCTTCAACGGCAAGGAACTCGTCGGCGCTTCGGCCAGGGAATTGCGTTCGATCCGGGGGCGCCAGCTCGCCATGGTCTACCAGGACCCGATGAGCGCGCTGAACCCGGTCAAGACGATCGGAGCCCAGCTTGCCGAAGTGCCGCGCCTGCATCTTGGCGCGACGAAGGCCGAGGCGATCGCCATGGCAGAAGCGATGCTCGCCGATGTGCGCCTTCCCGATCCAGGCGACATGCTCAAGCGCTACCCGCACCAGCTGTCGGGTGGTCAACAGCAGCGCGTCGTCATCGCCATGGCTCTGCTTGCCAAACCTTCGCTTCTGCTTCTTGACGAGCCCACCACCGGCCTTGACGTGACCGTCGAAGCCGCTGTTATCGATCTCATAGCGGAGCTTCGCCAGCGTTATTCCACAAGCCTGCTCTTCATCTCCCACAATCTCGGCCTGATTGCCGAAAGCTGTGATCGCCTTGGCATCATGTATTCCGGGGAGATGGTCGAGGAGGGGATGACGGGCGAGGTATTCCGCCGGCCCCGACACCCCTATACCCGTGGCCTGATCGATTGCATTCCCGACATTGCCAGCGACAAGCGCAGCCGCGCGCTCGCCGCCATTCCCGGCCATATCCCGCTCCCCTCCGAGCGGCCCGTCGGCTGTCTCTTCGCTCCGCGCTGCGCAAGTTTTTCTGCCGGGCAGTGCGATCAGCCGGGACTGACGCTCAAGGAGGCGGATGAGGGTCATCTGGTGCGTTGCCCGCGCTGGCAGGAGATCCCCGATGCATCACAGGCGCCGGCGCCCCGGCACAATGAACGCGGCGAGTCTGAGACCGCGATTGCACTCTCCGAGGTCAGCAGGCTCTACGCAATCGGCTATCAGAAGACGGTGAAGGCCAATGAGGCGATCTCCTTCGATGCGGCCAGGGCCGAGATCGTCGCGCTTGTCGGCGAATCGGGTTGCGGCAAGTCGACGCTCGCACGCATCGTCACCGGGCTCGACAAGGCAACGTCGGGTGAGATCCGCCTGGCAGGCGACAATATCGCCGAGCTGCAGGCTCGTGAGCGACCCCGCAAGATGCTGCAGCAGATCCAGATGATCTTCCAGAACCCGGACAGCACGCTCAACCCGTCGCATTCGGCGGCTTTTTCGATCCGCCGCTCGATCAAGAAATTCGGAATCCGCAAAGGCAAGGCGGAGATCGAAAAGAGGGTGCGGGAGCTTCTGGCGATGGTGCGTTTGTCACCTGCCGTTGCCGATCGAAAGCCAAGCCAGCTGTCGGGCGGCCAGAAACAGCGTATCGCGATTGCGCGCGCGTTCGCAGCCGACCCCACCCTGATCGTCGCCGACGAACCGGTTTCTGCGCTCGACGTCTCGGTCCAGGCCGCCATCGTCACGCTGCTCCTCGACATCCAGCGGGAAAAACACGCGACGATGCTGTTCATCAGCCATGACCTGTCACTCGTGCGCCACGTCGCCGACAAGGTCGTGGTCATGTATCTCGGCAAGATCATGGAGCAGGGGAGCGTCGAGGAAGTCTTTGGCGAAGGCGCGCATCCCTATACAGAAGCGTTGCTATCGGCGATCCGCAGCCCCCATCCGGACGAGGCGCCGCGCGAGCGGATCCGTCTTTCGGGTGAAACGCCGAGCCCGATCAACGTGCCGGCCGGCTGCCGCTTCGCAACGCGTTGCCACCGCAAGGTCGGCTCGATCTGCGATACTGTTGCCCCACCGCTGCGCAGGATGTCCGAGACGCACGAAATTGCCTGCCATATCGAGGAGGACGAGCTTGCAGCCCGTCCCTCGGTGCTGGCGCGCCCGGGAAAGGCGTGA